The Candidatus Binataceae bacterium region AAGCCGGTTGAAACTTTCTACTGCGTGCCGCCAGCCCCCGGGGCGCATCCTGCGGTCATCCTGCTGCATGGCGCGGTGCCGAGGGGCTTCGGCATACCCGTTTTCGCCGACAAGTGCCGCGGTCTGGCCGCCAACGGCTACTACGCGATGTATCTCGAATATTACAGCCAGGCAGGCCCGGCGCGGCCGGGCGATCCGTCCCCGACGGGCAAGGATTTCGCCCCCTGGGTCAACGAAAACTTTCCGCTCTGGACGCGCGAGATCAGGGACGGAATCGACGCGCTCGGAAAGAATCCGGCGGTGCTGCGCGATCGGATCGCATTGCTCGGTCATTCGCTCGGCGCGTTCCTGGCGCTGGCCGTGGGCGCGTCGGAAGGCGGGCGGGTAGCCGCGGTCATCGATTACTATGGCGGCATGAACCGCAGCTACATCGCCATGGCCGCGAACATGCCGCCCACGCTGATTCTGCACGGCGGCGCCGACGCGACCGTCCCGGTGCGCTACGCCTATGAGCTCGACGCGCTGCTCACGCGCTATAACCGTCCCCACGAAATGAAGATCTATCCCGGCGCGGGGCACGGTCTCGATTCGGCGGGCAACGCCGATGCCTGGCGCACGACGCTCGATTTTTTGCGGCGCTACCTCGGCCGCGGGAACTCCGCTAGTTAGGAGCGATGGTCCGGCTCATGTGCTCGGGCGGGAAAATGGAGGCATTCCGATGGCCAACGAACCGTTAGCGCTCAAGGAGGCCGACGCGGTCGAAATCACGACCGTGCTCGACAACACCTGTGACATGCTGCTGCCGTCTACCGCCGCGGTGCGCCGCTTCTCGCTCGGTACGCGCCTGGGGCGCACGGCGCTTCGCGCCGAGCACGGCTTCGCGGCGGCGGTGAAGGTCACCGGCGCGGGAACCTCCGAGTCGCTGCTGTTCGACGCCGGGCTCAGCCGCGACGGCCTGATGCACAACCTCGACGTGCTCGAGTTAAAGCCCAACGAGATGCACGCGATCGCGCTCAGCCACGGCCACGCCGACCATACCAACGGCCTGGGCGGGATGCTGCGGCGGCTCGGCGGACGCCGGATGCCGCTGCTGCTCCATCCCGACGCGCTGCTCCATCGCAAAGTCGTGCTGCCCGACGGCCACGAGATGCAATTGCCGCCGCCCGACGCGCGCGTGTTGCGCCACGAGGGCGTCGAGTTGGTCGAGGAGCGCGGGCCTTCGTACCTGCTCGGCAACCTCGTAATGATCACCGGACAGATCCATCGCACGACCGATTTCGAGACGGGCTTTCCGATCCACTTCGCGCGGATTGGCAGAAAATGGGAGCCCGACCCCTATATCCACGACGACCAGGCGCTGGTGGTTAACCTGCGCGGCAAGGGGCTGGTGGTTTTGACCGGATGCGGCCACGCCGGCGTGATCAACACGATACGCCAGGCGCGCGCGCTGAGTGGGGTGGACCGCGTGCATGCGATTATCGGCGGGTTTCATCTTTCGGGACCGCTGTTCGAGCCGGTAATCGCGCCCACCGTCGCGGCGCTGCGCGAGATCGCGCCCGAGATGATAGTGCCGGCGCACTGCACGGGATGGCGCGCGACCCATCTCATTGCGCGCGAGTTCCCCGTCGCTTTTGTCCAGAACAGCGTCGGCACCCGCTTTGTACTGTAGAAAAAGCCGCTGACATGAGGTGGCGGATTTTTGCTAGGATCGCGGATGAGCGATAAACGGGGGACTGCCGGGACCGATGGTCCCGCATATTTCGAGGTTGGCCTCTGAGCTTTTCCCATAACTCCACCATCGAGGACGCCGAACGCGCGGTTCTGATCGGAGTAGAACTGGCGGGTGCAAACGGCGAGATCGCGAGCGAAGACTCGCTCGGCGAGCTCGGGGCGCTGGCCGAAAGCGCCGGCGCGCGGATCGCGGCTACCATCAGCCAGAAACTCAAACGGCCCGACCCGCGCAGCTTCATCGGACGCGGCAAGGCGCTGGAGGTCCGCGACCTCGCGCGCGAACGCTCGGCTACGCTCGCGATCTTCGACGACGCGCTCAGCCCCGCACAGGCGCGCAATCTTGAGAAGGAACTCGAGCTGCGCGTGATCGATCGCAGCCAGCTCATCCTCGACATCTTCGCCCAGCGCGCGCGCACGCTGGAGGGCAAACTCCAGGTCGAAATCGCACAGCTGAGCTATCTCGCGCCGCGCCTCACACGCCAGTGGTCGCATCTTTCGCGCCAGGCCGGCGGCGGCGGCGGCGCGGGCGGCCGCATCGGCATCCGCGGCCCCGGCGAGACCCAACTCGAGGTCGATCGCCGCCGCGTGCGTGAGCGCCTGACCCGTCTGCGCCAGCGCCTGGGCGAGGTCGAACGCACGCGCACGATCCAGCGCCAACGCCGACTCGACGTTCCCTACCCGACCGTCGCGCTGGTCGGCTATACCAACTCGGGGAAATCGACCCTGATGAACGCGCTCACCCAGGCCGGCGTGGAGACCGCGGACCGCCCATTTTCGACGCTCGATCCGACGATCCGGCGCCTGCGCTTGCCCGGCAAAGTGACGGTGATGCTCGCCGACACGGTCGGCTTCATCCATCGCCTGCCGCACATGCTGGTCGAGGCTTTCAAGGCGACGCTCGAGGAAGTCCGCACGGCCGACCTGCTGCTGCACGTGGTTGACGCGAGCTCGCCGCTTGCGGCCGAGCGGATGGAAATCGTCGATCGGGTGCTCGAGGAGATCGGCGCGGGCGCGGCTTCGCGGATCGTGGTGATGAACAAGATTGACCTGGTGCCGGCAGACGGGATGCGGCTGGCAATCGCGTCCGACACGGTCGCGATCTCGGCGCTGCGCGCCCGCGGGTTCGACGAGCTGCTCGCCGCGATGGCGCGATGGTTCAGCGCGTGGCGCGAGGAAGTAAGCGTGATGCTACCGGCCGGGCGGGGCGACCTGGTAGCGATGGCGCGGCGCGACGGGGAGGTGCTCGACGAGGAGTACAACGACGGTACGGTCGCGCTGCGCGCGCGAGTCAGCGCGCCGATGGCCGGGCGGCTGCGCAAAGCGGCAATCCTGTAAGGCGCGCGAACGGAATCGAAGCCGAAACGCGATGGGCGCACATATCCCGCATACTTCGCCGAAGCCCGCCAGCATCCTGCCCGCCGCGGTCGGCCGTGTGCGCCTTGGCCATCTGCTCAAAGCTCCCAACATCATCTCGCTCTGCCGTATCGGGATGGTGCCACTCTTCCTGGTCCTGCTCAGCAAGGACCGCTCCACGCCGGCTCTCTATGTCTTCGCGCTGGCGGCGGCGACCGACGCGCTCGACGGCGCGGTCGCGCGATGGTTCGATATCCGCACCGAACTTGGCGCGATACTCGATCCGTTCGCCGACAAGCTGATGCTGCTGAGCGCACTGGTGGTGCTGACGTTCGAGCATGCGCTGCCGGTCTGGCTTCTGATCCTGACCGCGATCCGCGACATCGTGCTCGTCCTCGGCTACCTGATGATCTCGTTCGCCGCGGGCGAGCGTTTTCCGGTCCGCCCGAGCATCTTCGGCAAACTGACGACCGTGCTGCTCATCCTGTGCGTGATTGGCACGCTGGCCGGCCATTTCGGGCTTCGCCAGCACAACTGGTATCTGCTGCTGTATCTGACCGGCGC contains the following coding sequences:
- the hflX gene encoding GTPase HflX, which encodes MGVELAGANGEIASEDSLGELGALAESAGARIAATISQKLKRPDPRSFIGRGKALEVRDLARERSATLAIFDDALSPAQARNLEKELELRVIDRSQLILDIFAQRARTLEGKLQVEIAQLSYLAPRLTRQWSHLSRQAGGGGGAGGRIGIRGPGETQLEVDRRRVRERLTRLRQRLGEVERTRTIQRQRRLDVPYPTVALVGYTNSGKSTLMNALTQAGVETADRPFSTLDPTIRRLRLPGKVTVMLADTVGFIHRLPHMLVEAFKATLEEVRTADLLLHVVDASSPLAAERMEIVDRVLEEIGAGAASRIVVMNKIDLVPADGMRLAIASDTVAISALRARGFDELLAAMARWFSAWREEVSVMLPAGRGDLVAMARRDGEVLDEEYNDGTVALRARVSAPMAGRLRKAAIL
- a CDS encoding CDP-alcohol phosphatidyltransferase family protein; protein product: MGAHIPHTSPKPASILPAAVGRVRLGHLLKAPNIISLCRIGMVPLFLVLLSKDRSTPALYVFALAAATDALDGAVARWFDIRTELGAILDPFADKLMLLSALVVLTFEHALPVWLLILTAIRDIVLVLGYLMISFAAGERFPVRPSIFGKLTTVLLILCVIGTLAGHFGLRQHNWYLLLYLTGAVIVVSGIQYFRAALVYLSEHVPELFS
- a CDS encoding MBL fold metallo-hydrolase translates to MANEPLALKEADAVEITTVLDNTCDMLLPSTAAVRRFSLGTRLGRTALRAEHGFAAAVKVTGAGTSESLLFDAGLSRDGLMHNLDVLELKPNEMHAIALSHGHADHTNGLGGMLRRLGGRRMPLLLHPDALLHRKVVLPDGHEMQLPPPDARVLRHEGVELVEERGPSYLLGNLVMITGQIHRTTDFETGFPIHFARIGRKWEPDPYIHDDQALVVNLRGKGLVVLTGCGHAGVINTIRQARALSGVDRVHAIIGGFHLSGPLFEPVIAPTVAALREIAPEMIVPAHCTGWRATHLIAREFPVAFVQNSVGTRFVL
- a CDS encoding alpha/beta fold hydrolase, with translation MPPAPGAHPAVILLHGAVPRGFGIPVFADKCRGLAANGYYAMYLEYYSQAGPARPGDPSPTGKDFAPWVNENFPLWTREIRDGIDALGKNPAVLRDRIALLGHSLGAFLALAVGASEGGRVAAVIDYYGGMNRSYIAMAANMPPTLILHGGADATVPVRYAYELDALLTRYNRPHEMKIYPGAGHGLDSAGNADAWRTTLDFLRRYLGRGNSAS